A single genomic interval of Tursiops truncatus isolate mTurTru1 chromosome 1, mTurTru1.mat.Y, whole genome shotgun sequence harbors:
- the NCDN gene encoding neurochondrin isoform X1 encodes MSCCDLAAAGQRDAQSLLCSQLGKAGIMASDCEPALNQAEGRNPTLERYLGALREAKNDSEQFAALLLVTKAVKAGDIDAKTRRRIFDAVGFTFPNRLLTTKEAPDGCPDHVLRALGVALLACFCSDPELAAHPQVLNKIPILSTFLTARGDPDDAARRSMIDDTYQCLTAVAGTPRGPRHLIAGGTVSALCQAYLGHGYGFDQALALLVGLLAAAETQCWKEGEPDLLAVLRGLSEDFQKAEDASKFELCQLLPLFLPPTTVPSECLRDLQAGLARILGSKLSSWQRNPALKLAARLAHACGSDWIPAGNSGSKFLALLVNLACVEVRLALEETGTEVKEDVVTACYALMELGIQECTRCEQSLLKEPQKVQLVSVMKEAIGSVIHYLQQVGPEKQKEPFVFASVRILGAWLAEETSSLRKEVCQLLPFLVRYAKTLYEEAEEANDLSQQVATLAISPTTPGPTWPGDALRLLLPGWCHLTVEDGPREILIKEGAPSLLCKYFLQQWELTSPGHDTSVLPDSVEISLQTCCHIFLNLVVTAPGLIKRDACFTSLMNTLMASLPALVQQQGRLLLAANVATLGLLMARLLSTSPALQGTPASRGFFAAAILFLSQSHVARATPGSDQAVLALSPDYEGIWADLQELWFLGMQAFTGCVPLLPWLAPAALRSRWPQELLQLLGSVSPNSVKPEMVAAYQGVLVELARANRLCREAMRLQAGEETASHYHMAALEQCLAEP; translated from the exons ATGTCGTGTTGTGACCTGGCTGCGGCGGGACAG AGGGATGCTCAGTCCCTCTTGTGTTCACAGTTGGGCAAGGCGGGCATCATGGCCTCGGATTGCGAGCCAGCTCTGAACCAGGCAGAGGGCCGAAACCCCACCCTGGAGCGCTACCTGGGAGCCCTCCGTGAGGCCAAGAATGACAGCGAGCAGTTTGCAGCCCTGCTGCTA GTGACCAAGGCAGTCAAAGCAGGTGACATCGATGCCAAAACTAGGCGGCGGATCTTTGATGCTGTCGGCTTCACCTTCCCCAATCGTCTCCTGACTACCAAGGAGGCACCGGATGGCTGCCCCGACCATGTTCTCCGGGCCTTGGGTGTGGCCCTGCTGGCCTGCTTCTGCAGTGACCCTGAACTAGCTGCCCATCCCCAGGTCCTGAACAAGATCCCCATCCTTAGCACCTTCCTCACAGCCAGGGGGGACCCTGACGATGCTGCCCGCCGTTCCATGATTGATGACACCTACCAGTGCCTGACAGCTGTGGCAGGCACACCTCGTGGGCCCCGACACCTCATTGCCGGTGGCACCGTGTCTGCCCTGTGTCAGGCATACCTGGGGCATGGTTATGGCTTTGACCAGGCCCTGGCACTCCTGGTGGGGCTGTTGGCCGCTGCTGAGACACAGTGCTGGAAAGAGGGGGAGCCTGACCTGCTGGCTGTTTTGCGGGGCCTCAGCGAAGATTTCCAGAAAGCCGAGGATGCCAGCAAGTTTGAGCTTTGCCAGCTGCTGCCCCTCTTTCTGCCCCCAACAACTGTGCCCTCTGAATGCCTCCGGGATCTGCAGGCCGGGCTGGCACGGATCCTGGGCAGCAAGCTGAGCTCCTGGCAGCGCAACCCAGCACTGAAGCTGGCAGCCCGCCTGGCGCACGCCTGCGGCTCCGACTGGATCCCAGCGGGCAACTCCGGGAGCAAATTCCTGGCCCTGCTGGTGAATCTGGCATGCGTGGAGGTGCGGCTGGCACTGGAGGAGACAGGCACAGAGGTGAAAGAGGATGTGGTGACCGCTTGCTATGCCCTCATGGAGTTGGGGATCCAGGAGTGCACCCGCTGTGAGCAGTCACTGCTTAAGGAGCCACAGAAGGTGCAACTTGTGAGCGTCATGAAGGAGGCCATCGGGTCTGTCATCCACTACCTGCAGCAG GTGGGGCCAGAGAAGCAGAAGGAGCCCTTTGTGTTTGCTTCCGTGCGGATCCTGGGTGCCTGGCTGGCCGAAGAGACCTCATCCCTGCGCAAGGAGGTCTGCCAGCTGCTGCCCTTCCTCGTCCGCTATGCCAAGACCCTCTACGAGGAGGCCGAGGAGGCCAATGACCTCTCCCAGCAGGTGGCCACCTTGGCCATCTCCCCCACCACCCCGGGGCCCACCTGGCCAGGGGATGCTCTCCG GCTCCTCCTGCCCGGCTGGTGCCACCTGACAGTCGAAGATGGGCCCCGGGAGATCCTGATCAAGGAGGGGGCCCCCTCACTTCTGTGCAAGTACTTCCTGCAGCAGTGGGAACTCACATCCCCTGGCCATGACACCTCAGTGCTGCCCGACAGCGTGGAGATCAGCCTGCAGACCTGCTGTCACATCTTCCTCAACCTTGTGGTCACTGCACCGGGGCTGATCAA GCGAGATGCCTGCTTCACTTCTCTAATGAACACCCTGATGGCGTCGCTGCCCGCGCTAGTACAGCAGCAGGGGAGGCTGCTTCTGGCTGCCAATGTGGCCACCCTGGGCCTCCTCATGGCCCGGCTCCTTAGCACCTCTCCAG CTCTTCAGGGAACACCAGCGTCCCGAGGTTTCTTCGCAGCTGCCATCCTCTTCCTGTCGCAATCCCACGTAGCACGGGCCACGCCTGGCTCAGACCAGGCAGTGCTGGCCCTGTCCCCCGACTACGAGGGCATCTGGGCGGATCTCCAGGAGCTCTGGTTCCTGGGCATGCAGGCCTTCACAGGCTGCGTGCCCCTGCTGCCCTGGCTGGCCCCCGCCGCCCTGCGCTCCCGCTGGCCACAGGAGCTGCTCCAGCTGCTGGGCAGCGTCAGCCCCAACTCTGTCAAGCCTGAAATGGTAGCCGCCTATCAGGGTGTCCTGGTTGAGTTGGCACGGGCCAACCGGCTGTGCCGGGAGGCCATGAGGCTGCAGGCAGGCGAGGAGACGGCCAGCCACTACCACATGGCCGCCCTGGAGCAATGCCTGGCAGAGCCCTGA
- the NCDN gene encoding neurochondrin isoform X2 — protein MSCCDLAAAGQLGKAGIMASDCEPALNQAEGRNPTLERYLGALREAKNDSEQFAALLLVTKAVKAGDIDAKTRRRIFDAVGFTFPNRLLTTKEAPDGCPDHVLRALGVALLACFCSDPELAAHPQVLNKIPILSTFLTARGDPDDAARRSMIDDTYQCLTAVAGTPRGPRHLIAGGTVSALCQAYLGHGYGFDQALALLVGLLAAAETQCWKEGEPDLLAVLRGLSEDFQKAEDASKFELCQLLPLFLPPTTVPSECLRDLQAGLARILGSKLSSWQRNPALKLAARLAHACGSDWIPAGNSGSKFLALLVNLACVEVRLALEETGTEVKEDVVTACYALMELGIQECTRCEQSLLKEPQKVQLVSVMKEAIGSVIHYLQQVGPEKQKEPFVFASVRILGAWLAEETSSLRKEVCQLLPFLVRYAKTLYEEAEEANDLSQQVATLAISPTTPGPTWPGDALRLLLPGWCHLTVEDGPREILIKEGAPSLLCKYFLQQWELTSPGHDTSVLPDSVEISLQTCCHIFLNLVVTAPGLIKRDACFTSLMNTLMASLPALVQQQGRLLLAANVATLGLLMARLLSTSPALQGTPASRGFFAAAILFLSQSHVARATPGSDQAVLALSPDYEGIWADLQELWFLGMQAFTGCVPLLPWLAPAALRSRWPQELLQLLGSVSPNSVKPEMVAAYQGVLVELARANRLCREAMRLQAGEETASHYHMAALEQCLAEP, from the exons ATGTCGTGTTGTGACCTGGCTGCGGCGGGACAG TTGGGCAAGGCGGGCATCATGGCCTCGGATTGCGAGCCAGCTCTGAACCAGGCAGAGGGCCGAAACCCCACCCTGGAGCGCTACCTGGGAGCCCTCCGTGAGGCCAAGAATGACAGCGAGCAGTTTGCAGCCCTGCTGCTA GTGACCAAGGCAGTCAAAGCAGGTGACATCGATGCCAAAACTAGGCGGCGGATCTTTGATGCTGTCGGCTTCACCTTCCCCAATCGTCTCCTGACTACCAAGGAGGCACCGGATGGCTGCCCCGACCATGTTCTCCGGGCCTTGGGTGTGGCCCTGCTGGCCTGCTTCTGCAGTGACCCTGAACTAGCTGCCCATCCCCAGGTCCTGAACAAGATCCCCATCCTTAGCACCTTCCTCACAGCCAGGGGGGACCCTGACGATGCTGCCCGCCGTTCCATGATTGATGACACCTACCAGTGCCTGACAGCTGTGGCAGGCACACCTCGTGGGCCCCGACACCTCATTGCCGGTGGCACCGTGTCTGCCCTGTGTCAGGCATACCTGGGGCATGGTTATGGCTTTGACCAGGCCCTGGCACTCCTGGTGGGGCTGTTGGCCGCTGCTGAGACACAGTGCTGGAAAGAGGGGGAGCCTGACCTGCTGGCTGTTTTGCGGGGCCTCAGCGAAGATTTCCAGAAAGCCGAGGATGCCAGCAAGTTTGAGCTTTGCCAGCTGCTGCCCCTCTTTCTGCCCCCAACAACTGTGCCCTCTGAATGCCTCCGGGATCTGCAGGCCGGGCTGGCACGGATCCTGGGCAGCAAGCTGAGCTCCTGGCAGCGCAACCCAGCACTGAAGCTGGCAGCCCGCCTGGCGCACGCCTGCGGCTCCGACTGGATCCCAGCGGGCAACTCCGGGAGCAAATTCCTGGCCCTGCTGGTGAATCTGGCATGCGTGGAGGTGCGGCTGGCACTGGAGGAGACAGGCACAGAGGTGAAAGAGGATGTGGTGACCGCTTGCTATGCCCTCATGGAGTTGGGGATCCAGGAGTGCACCCGCTGTGAGCAGTCACTGCTTAAGGAGCCACAGAAGGTGCAACTTGTGAGCGTCATGAAGGAGGCCATCGGGTCTGTCATCCACTACCTGCAGCAG GTGGGGCCAGAGAAGCAGAAGGAGCCCTTTGTGTTTGCTTCCGTGCGGATCCTGGGTGCCTGGCTGGCCGAAGAGACCTCATCCCTGCGCAAGGAGGTCTGCCAGCTGCTGCCCTTCCTCGTCCGCTATGCCAAGACCCTCTACGAGGAGGCCGAGGAGGCCAATGACCTCTCCCAGCAGGTGGCCACCTTGGCCATCTCCCCCACCACCCCGGGGCCCACCTGGCCAGGGGATGCTCTCCG GCTCCTCCTGCCCGGCTGGTGCCACCTGACAGTCGAAGATGGGCCCCGGGAGATCCTGATCAAGGAGGGGGCCCCCTCACTTCTGTGCAAGTACTTCCTGCAGCAGTGGGAACTCACATCCCCTGGCCATGACACCTCAGTGCTGCCCGACAGCGTGGAGATCAGCCTGCAGACCTGCTGTCACATCTTCCTCAACCTTGTGGTCACTGCACCGGGGCTGATCAA GCGAGATGCCTGCTTCACTTCTCTAATGAACACCCTGATGGCGTCGCTGCCCGCGCTAGTACAGCAGCAGGGGAGGCTGCTTCTGGCTGCCAATGTGGCCACCCTGGGCCTCCTCATGGCCCGGCTCCTTAGCACCTCTCCAG CTCTTCAGGGAACACCAGCGTCCCGAGGTTTCTTCGCAGCTGCCATCCTCTTCCTGTCGCAATCCCACGTAGCACGGGCCACGCCTGGCTCAGACCAGGCAGTGCTGGCCCTGTCCCCCGACTACGAGGGCATCTGGGCGGATCTCCAGGAGCTCTGGTTCCTGGGCATGCAGGCCTTCACAGGCTGCGTGCCCCTGCTGCCCTGGCTGGCCCCCGCCGCCCTGCGCTCCCGCTGGCCACAGGAGCTGCTCCAGCTGCTGGGCAGCGTCAGCCCCAACTCTGTCAAGCCTGAAATGGTAGCCGCCTATCAGGGTGTCCTGGTTGAGTTGGCACGGGCCAACCGGCTGTGCCGGGAGGCCATGAGGCTGCAGGCAGGCGAGGAGACGGCCAGCCACTACCACATGGCCGCCCTGGAGCAATGCCTGGCAGAGCCCTGA
- the NCDN gene encoding neurochondrin isoform X3: MASDCEPALNQAEGRNPTLERYLGALREAKNDSEQFAALLLVTKAVKAGDIDAKTRRRIFDAVGFTFPNRLLTTKEAPDGCPDHVLRALGVALLACFCSDPELAAHPQVLNKIPILSTFLTARGDPDDAARRSMIDDTYQCLTAVAGTPRGPRHLIAGGTVSALCQAYLGHGYGFDQALALLVGLLAAAETQCWKEGEPDLLAVLRGLSEDFQKAEDASKFELCQLLPLFLPPTTVPSECLRDLQAGLARILGSKLSSWQRNPALKLAARLAHACGSDWIPAGNSGSKFLALLVNLACVEVRLALEETGTEVKEDVVTACYALMELGIQECTRCEQSLLKEPQKVQLVSVMKEAIGSVIHYLQQVGPEKQKEPFVFASVRILGAWLAEETSSLRKEVCQLLPFLVRYAKTLYEEAEEANDLSQQVATLAISPTTPGPTWPGDALRLLLPGWCHLTVEDGPREILIKEGAPSLLCKYFLQQWELTSPGHDTSVLPDSVEISLQTCCHIFLNLVVTAPGLIKRDACFTSLMNTLMASLPALVQQQGRLLLAANVATLGLLMARLLSTSPALQGTPASRGFFAAAILFLSQSHVARATPGSDQAVLALSPDYEGIWADLQELWFLGMQAFTGCVPLLPWLAPAALRSRWPQELLQLLGSVSPNSVKPEMVAAYQGVLVELARANRLCREAMRLQAGEETASHYHMAALEQCLAEP; encoded by the exons ATGGCCTCGGATTGCGAGCCAGCTCTGAACCAGGCAGAGGGCCGAAACCCCACCCTGGAGCGCTACCTGGGAGCCCTCCGTGAGGCCAAGAATGACAGCGAGCAGTTTGCAGCCCTGCTGCTA GTGACCAAGGCAGTCAAAGCAGGTGACATCGATGCCAAAACTAGGCGGCGGATCTTTGATGCTGTCGGCTTCACCTTCCCCAATCGTCTCCTGACTACCAAGGAGGCACCGGATGGCTGCCCCGACCATGTTCTCCGGGCCTTGGGTGTGGCCCTGCTGGCCTGCTTCTGCAGTGACCCTGAACTAGCTGCCCATCCCCAGGTCCTGAACAAGATCCCCATCCTTAGCACCTTCCTCACAGCCAGGGGGGACCCTGACGATGCTGCCCGCCGTTCCATGATTGATGACACCTACCAGTGCCTGACAGCTGTGGCAGGCACACCTCGTGGGCCCCGACACCTCATTGCCGGTGGCACCGTGTCTGCCCTGTGTCAGGCATACCTGGGGCATGGTTATGGCTTTGACCAGGCCCTGGCACTCCTGGTGGGGCTGTTGGCCGCTGCTGAGACACAGTGCTGGAAAGAGGGGGAGCCTGACCTGCTGGCTGTTTTGCGGGGCCTCAGCGAAGATTTCCAGAAAGCCGAGGATGCCAGCAAGTTTGAGCTTTGCCAGCTGCTGCCCCTCTTTCTGCCCCCAACAACTGTGCCCTCTGAATGCCTCCGGGATCTGCAGGCCGGGCTGGCACGGATCCTGGGCAGCAAGCTGAGCTCCTGGCAGCGCAACCCAGCACTGAAGCTGGCAGCCCGCCTGGCGCACGCCTGCGGCTCCGACTGGATCCCAGCGGGCAACTCCGGGAGCAAATTCCTGGCCCTGCTGGTGAATCTGGCATGCGTGGAGGTGCGGCTGGCACTGGAGGAGACAGGCACAGAGGTGAAAGAGGATGTGGTGACCGCTTGCTATGCCCTCATGGAGTTGGGGATCCAGGAGTGCACCCGCTGTGAGCAGTCACTGCTTAAGGAGCCACAGAAGGTGCAACTTGTGAGCGTCATGAAGGAGGCCATCGGGTCTGTCATCCACTACCTGCAGCAG GTGGGGCCAGAGAAGCAGAAGGAGCCCTTTGTGTTTGCTTCCGTGCGGATCCTGGGTGCCTGGCTGGCCGAAGAGACCTCATCCCTGCGCAAGGAGGTCTGCCAGCTGCTGCCCTTCCTCGTCCGCTATGCCAAGACCCTCTACGAGGAGGCCGAGGAGGCCAATGACCTCTCCCAGCAGGTGGCCACCTTGGCCATCTCCCCCACCACCCCGGGGCCCACCTGGCCAGGGGATGCTCTCCG GCTCCTCCTGCCCGGCTGGTGCCACCTGACAGTCGAAGATGGGCCCCGGGAGATCCTGATCAAGGAGGGGGCCCCCTCACTTCTGTGCAAGTACTTCCTGCAGCAGTGGGAACTCACATCCCCTGGCCATGACACCTCAGTGCTGCCCGACAGCGTGGAGATCAGCCTGCAGACCTGCTGTCACATCTTCCTCAACCTTGTGGTCACTGCACCGGGGCTGATCAA GCGAGATGCCTGCTTCACTTCTCTAATGAACACCCTGATGGCGTCGCTGCCCGCGCTAGTACAGCAGCAGGGGAGGCTGCTTCTGGCTGCCAATGTGGCCACCCTGGGCCTCCTCATGGCCCGGCTCCTTAGCACCTCTCCAG CTCTTCAGGGAACACCAGCGTCCCGAGGTTTCTTCGCAGCTGCCATCCTCTTCCTGTCGCAATCCCACGTAGCACGGGCCACGCCTGGCTCAGACCAGGCAGTGCTGGCCCTGTCCCCCGACTACGAGGGCATCTGGGCGGATCTCCAGGAGCTCTGGTTCCTGGGCATGCAGGCCTTCACAGGCTGCGTGCCCCTGCTGCCCTGGCTGGCCCCCGCCGCCCTGCGCTCCCGCTGGCCACAGGAGCTGCTCCAGCTGCTGGGCAGCGTCAGCCCCAACTCTGTCAAGCCTGAAATGGTAGCCGCCTATCAGGGTGTCCTGGTTGAGTTGGCACGGGCCAACCGGCTGTGCCGGGAGGCCATGAGGCTGCAGGCAGGCGAGGAGACGGCCAGCCACTACCACATGGCCGCCCTGGAGCAATGCCTGGCAGAGCCCTGA
- the NCDN gene encoding neurochondrin isoform X4, with protein MSCCDLAAAGQRDAQSLLCSQLGKAGIMASDCEPALNQAEGRNPTLERYLGALREAKNDSEQFAALLLVTKAVKAGDIDAKTRRRIFDAVGFTFPNRLLTTKEAPDGCPDHVLRALGVALLACFCSDPELAAHPQVLNKIPILSTFLTARGDPDDAARRSMIDDTYQCLTAVAGTPRGPRHLIAGGTVSALCQAYLGHGYGFDQALALLVGLLAAAETQCWKEGEPDLLAVLRGLSEDFQKAEDASKFELCQLLPLFLPPTTVPSECLRDLQAGLARILGSKLSSWQRNPALKLAARLAHACGSDWIPAGNSGSKFLALLVNLACVEVRLALEETGTEVKEDVVTACYALMELGIQECTRCEQSLLKEPQKVQLVSVMKEAIGSVIHYLQQVGPEKQKEPFVFASVRILGAWLAEETSSLRKEVCQLLPFLVRYAKTLYEEAEEANDLSQQVATLAISPTTPGPTWPGDALRLLLPGWCHLTVEDGPREILIKEGAPSLLCKYFLQQWELTSPGHDTSVLPDSVEISLQTCCHIFLNLVVTAPGLINSSGNTSVPRFLRSCHPLPVAIPRSTGHAWLRPGSAGPVPRLRGHLGGSPGALVPGHAGLHRLRAPAALAGPRRPALPLATGAAPAAGQRQPQLCQA; from the exons ATGTCGTGTTGTGACCTGGCTGCGGCGGGACAG AGGGATGCTCAGTCCCTCTTGTGTTCACAGTTGGGCAAGGCGGGCATCATGGCCTCGGATTGCGAGCCAGCTCTGAACCAGGCAGAGGGCCGAAACCCCACCCTGGAGCGCTACCTGGGAGCCCTCCGTGAGGCCAAGAATGACAGCGAGCAGTTTGCAGCCCTGCTGCTA GTGACCAAGGCAGTCAAAGCAGGTGACATCGATGCCAAAACTAGGCGGCGGATCTTTGATGCTGTCGGCTTCACCTTCCCCAATCGTCTCCTGACTACCAAGGAGGCACCGGATGGCTGCCCCGACCATGTTCTCCGGGCCTTGGGTGTGGCCCTGCTGGCCTGCTTCTGCAGTGACCCTGAACTAGCTGCCCATCCCCAGGTCCTGAACAAGATCCCCATCCTTAGCACCTTCCTCACAGCCAGGGGGGACCCTGACGATGCTGCCCGCCGTTCCATGATTGATGACACCTACCAGTGCCTGACAGCTGTGGCAGGCACACCTCGTGGGCCCCGACACCTCATTGCCGGTGGCACCGTGTCTGCCCTGTGTCAGGCATACCTGGGGCATGGTTATGGCTTTGACCAGGCCCTGGCACTCCTGGTGGGGCTGTTGGCCGCTGCTGAGACACAGTGCTGGAAAGAGGGGGAGCCTGACCTGCTGGCTGTTTTGCGGGGCCTCAGCGAAGATTTCCAGAAAGCCGAGGATGCCAGCAAGTTTGAGCTTTGCCAGCTGCTGCCCCTCTTTCTGCCCCCAACAACTGTGCCCTCTGAATGCCTCCGGGATCTGCAGGCCGGGCTGGCACGGATCCTGGGCAGCAAGCTGAGCTCCTGGCAGCGCAACCCAGCACTGAAGCTGGCAGCCCGCCTGGCGCACGCCTGCGGCTCCGACTGGATCCCAGCGGGCAACTCCGGGAGCAAATTCCTGGCCCTGCTGGTGAATCTGGCATGCGTGGAGGTGCGGCTGGCACTGGAGGAGACAGGCACAGAGGTGAAAGAGGATGTGGTGACCGCTTGCTATGCCCTCATGGAGTTGGGGATCCAGGAGTGCACCCGCTGTGAGCAGTCACTGCTTAAGGAGCCACAGAAGGTGCAACTTGTGAGCGTCATGAAGGAGGCCATCGGGTCTGTCATCCACTACCTGCAGCAG GTGGGGCCAGAGAAGCAGAAGGAGCCCTTTGTGTTTGCTTCCGTGCGGATCCTGGGTGCCTGGCTGGCCGAAGAGACCTCATCCCTGCGCAAGGAGGTCTGCCAGCTGCTGCCCTTCCTCGTCCGCTATGCCAAGACCCTCTACGAGGAGGCCGAGGAGGCCAATGACCTCTCCCAGCAGGTGGCCACCTTGGCCATCTCCCCCACCACCCCGGGGCCCACCTGGCCAGGGGATGCTCTCCG GCTCCTCCTGCCCGGCTGGTGCCACCTGACAGTCGAAGATGGGCCCCGGGAGATCCTGATCAAGGAGGGGGCCCCCTCACTTCTGTGCAAGTACTTCCTGCAGCAGTGGGAACTCACATCCCCTGGCCATGACACCTCAGTGCTGCCCGACAGCGTGGAGATCAGCCTGCAGACCTGCTGTCACATCTTCCTCAACCTTGTGGTCACTGCACCGGGGCTGATCAA CTCTTCAGGGAACACCAGCGTCCCGAGGTTTCTTCGCAGCTGCCATCCTCTTCCTGTCGCAATCCCACGTAGCACGGGCCACGCCTGGCTCAGACCAGGCAGTGCTGGCCCTGTCCCCCGACTACGAGGGCATCTGGGCGGATCTCCAGGAGCTCTGGTTCCTGGGCATGCAGGCCTTCACAGGCTGCGTGCCCCTGCTGCCCTGGCTGGCCCCCGCCGCCCTGCGCTCCCGCTGGCCACAGGAGCTGCTCCAGCTGCTGGGCAGCGTCAGCCCCAACTCTGTCAAGCCTGA